The following are encoded together in the Chlorocebus sabaeus isolate Y175 chromosome 12, mChlSab1.0.hap1, whole genome shotgun sequence genome:
- the ANGPTL2 gene encoding angiopoietin-related protein 2 — protein sequence MRPLCVTCWWLGLLAAMGAAAGQEDGFEGTEEGSPREFIYLNRYKRAGESQDKCTYTFIVPQQRVTGAICVNSKEPEVLLENRVHKQELELLNNELLKQKRQIETLQQLVEVDGGIVSEVKLLRKESRNMNSRVTQLYMQLLHEIIRKRDNALELSQLENRILNQTADMLQLASKYKDLEHKYQHLATLAHNQSEIIAQLEEHCQRVPAARPVPQPPPAAPPRVYQPPTYNRIINQISTNEIQSDQNLKVLPPPLPTMPTLTSLPSSTDKPSGPWRDCLQALEDGHDTSSIYLVKPENTNRLMQVWCDQRHDPGGWTVIQRRLDGSVNFFRNWETYKQGFGNIDGEYWLGLENIYWLTNQGNYKLLVTMEDWSGRKVFAEYASFRLEPESEYYKLRLGRYHGNAGDSFTWHNGKQFTTLDRDHDVYTGNCAHYQKGGWWYNACAHSNLNGVWYRGGHYRSRYQDGVYWAEFRGGSYSLKKVVMMIRPNPNTFH from the exons ATGAGGCCACTGTGCGTGACATGCTGGTGGCTCGGACTGCTGGCTGCCATGGGAGCTGCTGCAGGCCAGGAGGATGGTTTTGAGGGCACTGAGGAGGGCTCGCCAAGAGAGTTCATTTACCTAAACAGGTACAAGCGGGCGGGCGAGTCCCAGGACAAGTGCACCTACACCTTCATTGTGCCCCAGCAGCGGGTCACAGGTGCCATCTGCGTCAACTCCAAGGAGCCTGAGGTGCTTCTGGAGAACCGAGTGCATAAGCAGGAGCTAGAGCTGCTCAACAATGAGCTGCTCAAGCAGAAGCGGCAGATAGAGACGCTGCAGCAGCTGGTGGAGGTGGACGGCGGCATTGTGAGCGAGGTGAAGCTGCTGCGCAAGGAGAGCCGCAACATGAACTCGCGGGTCACGCAGCTCTACATGCAGCTCCTGCATGAGATCATCCGCAAGCGGGACAATGCGTTGGAGCTCTCCCAGCTGGAGAACAGGATCCTGAACCAGACAGCCGACATGCTGCAGCTGGCCAGCAAGTACAAGGACCTGGAGCACAAGTACCAGCATCTGGCCACACTAGCCCACAACCAATCGGAGATCATCGCGCAGCTTGAGGAGCACTGCCAGAGGGTGCCTGCAGCCAGGCCCGTCCCCCAGCCACCCCCCGCTGCCCCGCCCCGGGTCTACCAGCCACCCACCTACAACCGCATCATCAACCAGATCTCTACCAACGAGATCCAGAGTGACCAGAACCTGAAGGTGCTGCCACCCCCTCTGCCCACTATGCCCACTCTCACCAGCCTCCCATCCTCCACAGACAAGCCATCGG GCCCATGGAGAGACTGCCTGCAGGCCCTGGAGGATGGCCACGACACCAGTTCCATCTACCTGGTGAAGCCGGAGAACACCAACCGCCTCATGCAGGTGTGGTGCGACCAGAGACACGACCCCGGGGGCTGGACTGTCATCCAGAGACGCCTGGATGGCTCTGTTAACTTCTTCAGGAACTGGGAGACGTACAAG CAAGGGTTTGGGAACATTGATGGCGAATACTGGCTGGGCCTGGAGAACATTTACTGGCTGACGAACCAAGGCAACTACAAACTCCTGGTGACCATGGAGGACTGGTCCGGCCGCAAAGTCTTTGCAGAATACGCCAGCTTCCGCCTGGAACCTGAGAGCGAGTATTATAAGCTGCGGCTGGGGCGCTACCACGGCAATGCGGGTGACTCCTTTACATGGCACAATGGCAAGCAGTTCACCACCCTGGACAGAGATCACGATGTTTACACAG GAAACTGTGCCCACTACCAGAAGGGAGGCTGGTGGTATAACGCCTGTGCCCACTCCAACCTCAACGGGGTCTGGTACCGCGGGGGCCATTACCGGAGCCGCTACCAGGATGGAGTCTACTGGGCTGAGTTCCGAGGAGGCTCTTACTCACTCAAGAAAGTGGTGATGATGATCCGACCGAACCCCAACACCTTCCACTAA